One genomic region from Magnetococcales bacterium encodes:
- a CDS encoding bifunctional (p)ppGpp synthetase/guanosine-3',5'-bis(diphosphate) 3'-pyrophosphohydrolase — MDRLLRTLHFAAGKHRLQKRKDGVTPYINHPIAVAEILVRVGKVTDLLTLQGGLLHDTLEDTPTTVDELTQHFGETVARLVQEVTDDKSLPKATRKQLQIEKMGEKSLRAKTLKLADMCCNVADLLEKPPLGWSAQRCQEYLLWCRQVMEPIRGSNPFLENHLDNLIDRNYSPPLQEKPGQESLCQGFAPNPTRALPWTRQGASPLDSDSWPGGE; from the coding sequence ATGGACCGGCTGTTGAGGACATTGCATTTTGCGGCAGGCAAACACCGTCTGCAAAAGCGCAAGGATGGGGTGACACCCTACATCAATCATCCCATCGCCGTCGCGGAAATTTTGGTCCGGGTGGGAAAAGTCACCGACCTGCTCACGCTGCAAGGCGGTCTCCTGCACGACACCCTGGAGGATACCCCCACCACGGTGGATGAACTGACACAACATTTTGGTGAGACAGTCGCCCGGCTGGTTCAGGAGGTCACTGACGACAAATCCCTGCCCAAGGCCACACGCAAACAGCTCCAGATCGAAAAAATGGGCGAAAAATCCCTGCGGGCCAAAACCCTGAAACTGGCCGACATGTGCTGTAACGTGGCCGACCTCCTGGAAAAACCACCCCTCGGCTGGTCTGCGCAGCGCTGCCAGGAATATCTGCTGTGGTGCCGACAGGTCATGGAACCGATACGTGGCAGCAACCCCTTTCTGGAGAACCACCTGGATAACTTGATTGATCGTAACTATTCACCACCCTTGCAAGAAAAGCCTGGACAGGAAAGCCTTTGTCAGGGCTTCGCCCCGAACCCCACCAGGGCTCTGCCCTGGACCCGCCAGGGAGCCAGCCCCCTGGACTCCGATTCGTGGCCGGGTGGTGAATAG
- a CDS encoding cytochrome b/b6 has translation MEWVDARLPVTDLIKSQATEYPTPKNLNYWWNFGSLALFVLIIQLATGIFLAMHYKPDAVKAFDSVEHIMRDVNWGWLLRYMHANGATFFFIMVYIHILRGMYYGSHRKPREILWWFGVIIFFVLMATAFMGYVLPWGQMSYWGASVITNLVSAVPVAGEDLVIWVWGGFSVGDPTLNRFFVLHFLLPFVVFGLVILHLWALHAVHSNNPDGIDLDHKDTIPFHPYFTVKDLYGVGVFLIVFCAFVFFAPNFFGEPDNYIEANPMQTPAHIVPEWYFLPFYAILRSIDFLGPYSKLAGVIAMGGSIAILFLLPFLDRSPARSFRYRPISQVLFWIFLVDSFVLGWVGYNPADATVFGGMPIVYVGRGGTAVYFGYFLLLWFITVTGIEKPRPLPKSL, from the coding sequence ATGGAATGGGTCGATGCGCGTCTTCCCGTCACCGACCTCATCAAGAGTCAGGCTACTGAGTATCCTACCCCGAAAAATTTGAATTATTGGTGGAATTTTGGGTCTTTGGCCTTGTTTGTACTCATCATTCAACTGGCCACGGGAATTTTTCTGGCCATGCATTACAAGCCCGATGCCGTCAAGGCGTTCGACTCTGTCGAACACATCATGCGTGATGTCAATTGGGGTTGGCTTCTTCGCTACATGCATGCCAATGGTGCCACTTTCTTTTTCATCATGGTTTACATCCATATTCTGCGTGGCATGTACTATGGCTCGCACCGCAAGCCTCGGGAGATTCTCTGGTGGTTCGGAGTCATCATTTTCTTTGTGTTGATGGCCACGGCCTTCATGGGGTATGTCCTTCCTTGGGGCCAGATGTCCTATTGGGGGGCCTCGGTCATCACCAACCTCGTCTCCGCCGTTCCTGTGGCTGGTGAAGACCTGGTCATTTGGGTGTGGGGCGGCTTCTCCGTGGGTGATCCCACTCTCAACCGTTTCTTTGTGCTGCATTTCCTGTTGCCGTTTGTGGTGTTTGGTCTGGTTATTTTGCATCTTTGGGCGCTGCATGCCGTCCACTCCAACAACCCGGACGGCATTGACCTGGATCACAAGGACACCATTCCTTTTCACCCCTACTTTACCGTCAAGGATCTTTACGGGGTTGGGGTCTTTTTGATCGTCTTCTGTGCTTTTGTCTTCTTTGCCCCCAATTTTTTCGGGGAGCCGGACAACTACATTGAAGCCAACCCCATGCAGACTCCGGCCCACATTGTGCCAGAGTGGTATTTCCTTCCCTTTTATGCCATCCTGCGCTCCATTGACTTTCTTGGGCCGTACAGCAAACTTGCCGGAGTGATTGCCATGGGCGGCTCCATTGCCATCTTGTTTCTGCTGCCCTTTCTGGATCGTTCTCCGGCCCGCTCGTTTCGGTATCGGCCCATCAGCCAGGTTTTGTTCTGGATTTTCCTGGTCGATTCATTTGTTCTGGGATGGGTTGGCTACAACCCTGCCGATGCCACGGTTTTCGGCGGCATGCCCATCGTCTATGTCGGTCGCGGGGGTACGGCTGTCTACTTCGGTTACTTCCTGTTGCTCTGGTTCATCACCGTCACAGGCATCGAAAAACCCCGGCCTTTGCCCAAGAGCCTTTGA
- the petA gene encoding ubiquinol-cytochrome c reductase iron-sulfur subunit, translating to MEPMVTQQEESRRDFLILATGAVSAVGVAGACWPFIQSWSPTADVLAQATTEVDLKSIEEGQMITVPWQGKPVFILHRTAAQIKAAHDDDNASMTDPERDADRTTKPEWLVLVALCTHLGCVPQPVGSGDYGGFLCPCHGTHYDTSGRVRKGPAPKNLPVPHYEFKGQHTLVIGKAVA from the coding sequence ATGGAGCCCATGGTCACCCAGCAAGAAGAGAGCCGCCGGGATTTTCTCATCCTGGCTACCGGCGCGGTCAGTGCAGTAGGCGTTGCAGGCGCCTGCTGGCCGTTCATCCAGTCCTGGAGTCCCACTGCCGACGTTTTGGCCCAGGCCACGACCGAAGTGGATCTCAAAAGCATCGAGGAAGGACAGATGATCACGGTCCCTTGGCAGGGCAAGCCCGTTTTCATCCTGCATCGAACTGCCGCCCAGATCAAAGCGGCACACGACGACGACAATGCATCCATGACCGATCCAGAGAGAGACGCCGATCGGACGACCAAGCCTGAGTGGCTTGTCCTTGTGGCGCTCTGCACGCATCTGGGTTGCGTTCCGCAGCCTGTCGGGTCCGGTGACTATGGTGGTTTTCTCTGCCCCTGCCATGGCACCCACTACGACACCTCCGGACGTGTCCGGAAAGGTCCAGCACCTAAAAATCTTCCCGTGCCTCATTACGAGTTCAAGGGTCAGCATACCCTCGTGATCGGCAAGGCGGTCGCCTGA
- a CDS encoding tRNA (cytidine(34)-2'-O)-methyltransferase, whose amino-acid sequence MVTHAEQKPGPGATAPFHVILMCPEIPQNTGNIMRLCAATGTVLHLVGPLGFRLDAAGVRRAGMDYRHLSQVVRHDDWPSYWATHPGGAPLYALSTHGDQPYTTCAFRPGDRLLFGSEGSGLPVDIRTQLQPHLVRIPMLGTARSLNLANAVSVVLYEALRQNTFPNLA is encoded by the coding sequence ATGGTGACACATGCCGAACAAAAACCCGGGCCGGGTGCAACCGCCCCTTTTCATGTCATTCTCATGTGCCCGGAAATCCCACAAAACACCGGAAATATCATGCGTTTGTGTGCAGCAACCGGAACGGTGCTGCATCTGGTGGGACCGCTGGGATTTCGTCTGGACGCCGCTGGCGTGCGGCGGGCGGGAATGGACTACCGCCATCTGAGTCAGGTGGTGCGTCATGATGACTGGCCCAGCTATTGGGCGACACACCCCGGTGGAGCGCCTTTGTACGCCCTGTCCACCCACGGCGACCAACCCTACACAACCTGCGCCTTCCGTCCCGGAGACCGGCTCCTGTTCGGCTCCGAAGGATCCGGGTTGCCGGTGGATATCCGGACGCAACTCCAGCCCCATCTGGTGCGTATTCCCATGTTGGGTACAGCGCGCAGCCTGAATCTGGCCAATGCCGTGTCGGTGGTCCTTTATGAAGCCCTGCGACAAAACACCTTTCCCAACCTTGCCTGA
- the ruvA gene encoding Holliday junction branch migration protein RuvA, whose product MIARLCGTLAEKQPNQIVVDVGGVGYRVFIPFSTYAGLPGVGEATVVWTVTYVREDAFHLYGFATLEEKNLFNLLTGVSGVGGRLALAILSTLAPATIVEALANEDINTLSRVPGIGKKSAQRLALELKEKVAGVAGSLPSAPRNQTAATPSPGLLRNELTSALINLGFKPLQVEQTLRRTLTNDVTRLEDALRLALKDLSS is encoded by the coding sequence ATGATCGCACGTTTGTGTGGCACGTTGGCGGAAAAGCAGCCCAACCAGATTGTCGTGGATGTCGGAGGGGTCGGATATCGGGTCTTCATCCCCTTTTCCACCTACGCGGGACTGCCCGGTGTGGGAGAAGCCACGGTTGTCTGGACCGTCACCTACGTCCGGGAGGATGCGTTCCACCTCTACGGTTTTGCCACCCTGGAAGAGAAAAACCTCTTTAATCTGCTGACAGGGGTCTCCGGGGTTGGAGGTCGCCTGGCCCTGGCCATCCTCTCCACACTTGCGCCAGCCACCATCGTGGAAGCCTTGGCCAACGAGGATATCAACACCCTCAGCCGCGTGCCGGGTATCGGCAAAAAGAGCGCACAACGCCTGGCCCTGGAGTTGAAGGAGAAGGTCGCCGGAGTGGCCGGATCGCTGCCCAGCGCTCCGCGCAACCAGACCGCTGCCACCCCCTCCCCAGGGCTGTTGCGCAACGAGTTGACCTCGGCCCTGATCAACCTGGGTTTCAAACCCCTACAGGTGGAACAAACCCTGCGCCGCACTCTCACCAACGATGTCACCCGGTTGGAAGATGCCCTGCGTCTTGCCTTGAAGGATCTTTCGTCATGA
- a CDS encoding DUF2029 domain-containing protein: MSAASVHVPRKFYIAFALLIVVVGRFGNHFDNAAGIDFYQYWGTGLALKSGQIPNANVYRQEKTIQAFLNALVDRTSPDPRLKTVNQYRRASLEFAGTPLLFALWSLVSLPDYSQAFLWFSFGKALLFMAGILLLERTLTRNGSAAFMTGIAMLVLFLPVSSDFLMGNINLVQFFGICLILYFCSLLTPGKVSHLPGIPTIILGLAAFFALLKPNIFLIFPCMFLHILARLGWRRMVPTLLGTLLLLLSFLIFPMIQLDSATIWLDWYHRTLAGDVHGNIAIWSPVKFGNLSVHAYMQDFTSMPPETLTKMSWLFLTLTLGLALLARMRRERHAHLANPGLPALSLLDTLQAIMADASIMMALALIVSTLFMPLIWLHYLVILAVPGLLLIDAKTRSLRLLGLLTLICASDLIGQLIITLRSMPAMQEHSVIIVILHATRVTLLAFSWLPAWVGILMKVSGQETKP; the protein is encoded by the coding sequence ATGAGCGCCGCCTCTGTCCACGTTCCTCGCAAGTTTTATATTGCGTTCGCCCTGCTGATCGTGGTCGTGGGCCGCTTTGGCAATCACTTCGACAACGCCGCAGGAATCGACTTCTATCAATACTGGGGCACGGGTCTGGCCCTGAAAAGCGGCCAGATTCCGAATGCCAACGTCTATCGTCAGGAAAAAACCATACAGGCTTTTTTGAATGCCCTCGTGGACCGCACTTCTCCCGACCCGCGCTTGAAAACTGTCAATCAGTACCGACGCGCTTCCCTCGAATTTGCGGGAACCCCCCTCCTGTTCGCCCTCTGGAGCCTGGTCAGCCTGCCGGACTACTCCCAGGCTTTTTTATGGTTCTCCTTTGGCAAAGCGCTGCTGTTCATGGCGGGCATACTGCTTCTGGAGCGCACCTTGACCAGAAATGGGTCGGCAGCTTTCATGACCGGTATCGCCATGTTGGTTCTCTTTCTGCCTGTGTCTTCGGATTTCCTCATGGGCAACATCAATCTGGTGCAATTTTTTGGCATTTGTCTCATCTTGTACTTCTGTAGCCTGCTCACCCCCGGAAAAGTATCCCACCTGCCCGGAATACCGACCATCATTCTGGGCCTGGCCGCCTTTTTCGCCTTATTGAAACCCAATATTTTCCTGATTTTTCCCTGCATGTTTCTGCATATACTGGCCCGGCTCGGCTGGCGCCGCATGGTACCCACACTCCTGGGCACGCTCCTCCTGCTTTTGTCGTTCCTGATCTTTCCCATGATTCAGCTTGACTCGGCGACCATCTGGCTGGATTGGTACCACAGAACCCTCGCCGGAGATGTACATGGCAACATTGCCATCTGGAGTCCCGTAAAATTTGGAAATCTGTCGGTGCATGCCTACATGCAAGATTTTACCAGCATGCCCCCGGAAACCTTGACGAAAATGTCATGGCTCTTCCTGACCCTGACACTCGGCCTGGCGTTGCTTGCACGAATGCGGCGAGAGCGTCATGCCCACCTGGCCAACCCAGGTTTACCTGCACTCAGCCTGTTGGACACCCTGCAAGCCATCATGGCTGATGCCAGCATCATGATGGCTTTGGCCCTGATTGTTTCTACCCTGTTCATGCCATTGATCTGGTTGCACTATCTTGTCATCCTGGCCGTTCCCGGTCTTTTGTTGATCGATGCAAAAACACGGTCACTCCGTCTGTTGGGGTTGCTCACCCTGATTTGTGCTTCCGATCTGATTGGACAGTTGATCATAACCTTGCGCTCCATGCCGGCCATGCAGGAGCACTCGGTGATCATTGTTATCCTGCATGCCACAAGAGTCACCTTGCTGGCCTTCTCCTGGCTACCAGCCTGGGTCGGTATCTTGATGAAGGTGAGTGGCCAGGAAACCAAGCCATGA